Proteins co-encoded in one Macrobrachium rosenbergii isolate ZJJX-2024 chromosome 54, ASM4041242v1, whole genome shotgun sequence genomic window:
- the LOC136834488 gene encoding uncharacterized protein, producing the protein MSLKWRDVPSPRRPKSPLRRQYQPARPLVPASRRHQVFNVIHGLFHPSGKRRWPSCWQRGSSGMECRGCEDLGEAVPAVPNQQSGASHRVGIGEFPQPGRRFGHVHIDIVAFPIRWGQISPDGGQPLNKVARSHARARSHRQHVREALLYSWISRFGVPDHITTNRGPAFLSELWSALARLLGTAHHTTTAYNPAANSLVKRFHRSLKASLMARCTSEDWKYQLPWVLLGLRTGPRADGALSAAERTYGEPLVVLGKQVTEDRHNPSVQGLRDTVGKFAPCKRTYTDRSVTFTTPGLSSTTRIFIRDDTVRPPLTRPCRGPFHVLERNSKAFLLALHGKNDWVSVDCIKPALLKEDTYVTTPHPPPGQSSPQPAPLVRSRHGAALLKHLPKTAASHPTHTGCFPRCPHVALAPFSAPADTLTNQTLPTLFGGVFVKVSAERVFCGDVHFFASTIRHTWCG; encoded by the coding sequence atgtccctgaagtggagggatgtGCCCTCACCCCGgaggcccaaatctcctctgcggcGTCAGTACCAGCCAGCCCGCCctctggtgcccgcctcccgccgccACCAGGTATTcaacgtcatccacgggctgttcCACCCCTCTGGCAAAAGAcgatggccaagctgctggcagcgAGGTTCGTCTGGCATGGAGTGCAGAGGATGCGAGGACCTGGgtgaggcagtgcctgcagtgccaaaccagcaaagtggGGCGTCACACAGAGTTGGGATTGGCGAGTTTCCACAGCCTGGCCGACGGTTTGGCCATGTTCACATCGACATCGTCGCCTTCCCCATCAggtggggccagatatctcctgacggtggtcaaccgctcaacaaggtggcccgaagccacgcccgtgcaagaagccaccgccagcacgTTCGCGAGGCCCTACTCTACAGTTGGATTAGCCGCTTTGGCGTCCCTGACCACATTACAACCAACAGGGGCCCTGCattcctgtccgaattgtggtctgccctggcacgactgctggggacagctcatcacaccaccacagcctacaaccccgcagccaacagcCTGGTCaagcggtttcacaggtccctgaaggcatccctcatggcccgctgcacctctgaggattggaaataccagctgccgtgggtccttcTTGGGCTGAGAACCGgccccagggccgacggcgccctGTCCGCAGCTGAGAGAACCTACGGCGAGCCCCTCGTGGTCCTGGGCAAGCAGGTTacagaggaccgccacaacccatctgtccagGGGCTTCGCGACACAgttggcaagttcgccccctgcaagcggacatataccgacaggtcagtCACCTTCACGACacccggcttgtcctccaccacccgcatcttcatcagggatgataccgtccgcccgccactgaccaggccctgcAGGGGGCCCTTCCACGTGCTGGAgaggaacagcaaggcgttcctgcttgcCCTTCACgggaagaacgactgggtgtcggtagactgcatcaagcccgccctcctgaaGGAGGACACATACGTCACCACACCGCACCCTCCACCTGGACAGTCGTCGCCACAGCCGGCCCCCCTCGTAAGAAGCAGACACGGGGCGGCCCTTCTGAAACACCTGCCCAAAACAGCTGCCAGCCACCCcacacacacagggtgtttccCCCGATGTCCTCACGTAGCgctggcacccttcagcgccccagcagatacgctgactaatcagacgttacccacacTTTTTGGGGGCGTATTTGTaaaagtctctgctgagcgagttttctgtggtgacgtccatttctttgcctctacaattcgtcacacatGGTGTGGCTGA